The following coding sequences lie in one Arachis hypogaea cultivar Tifrunner chromosome 4, arahy.Tifrunner.gnm2.J5K5, whole genome shotgun sequence genomic window:
- the LOC112797013 gene encoding HMG1/2-like protein — translation MTKGKGTVRIPKEVLKAVDDRKVGKRKAAAKPDKSSARSKKAKKDPNKPKRPPSAFFVFLEEFRKTFKAENPHVKAVSAVGKAGGEKWKSMSPAEKATYEAKAQKRKADYEKQMNAYNKKQASSADDGDEESDKSKSEVHDDEEEGSAEEDHQEEDEDDDDDEGEDENDDDDD, via the exons CGAAGGGCAAGGGGACCGTGAGGATCCCAAAGGAAGTGTTGAAGGCTGTCGATGACCG AAAGGTAGGAAAGCGAAAAGCCGCTGCCAAGCCTGACAAGAGTAGCGCACGGTCAAAGAAGGCAAAGAAAGATCCCAACAAACCCAAAAGGCCGCCAAGTGCTTTCTTTGTGTTCCT TGAGGAGTTCAGAAAGACGTTCAAGGCAGAAAATCCTCATGTGAAGGCTGTATCAGCT GTTGGTAAAGCTGGAGGAGAAAAATGGAAGTCCATGAGTCCAGCT GAAAAAGCTACTTATGAAGCCAAGGCTCAAAAAAGGAAGGCTGATTATGAAAAACAAATGAATGCTTATAATAAAAAGCAG GCAAGTTCAGCAGATGATGGAGATGAGGAATCAGACAAGTCCAAATCTGAAGTGCATGATGACGAGGAAGAAGGCAGTGCAGAG GAGGACCATCAAGAGGAGGATGAGGATGACGATGACGACGAGGGGGAAGATGAGAATGACGATGACGACGACTGA
- the LOC112797014 gene encoding probable pyridoxal 5'-phosphate synthase subunit PDX2, translated as MTLVGVLALQGSFNEHIAVLRRLGVKGVEIRKPEQLQNVTSLIIPGGESTTMAKLAEYHNLFPSLREFVKMGRPVWGTCAGLIFLADKATGQKTGGQQLVGGLDCTVHRNFFGSQIQSFEAEVLAPEVASKEGGPETFRGVFIRAPAILEAGPEVQVLADYPVPSNISTSPYSSGEEQKENVEQSKVIVAVRQGNILATAFHPELTADTRWHSYFLKMANEIAETSNSQLQLQVNINYSQKQLNELPIFQ; from the exons ATGACGCTCGTTGGGGTCTTAGCTTTACAGGGATCTTTCAACGAACACATAGCAG TTCTTAGGAGGTTAGGGGTGAAAGGTGTGGAGATTAGGAAGCCAGAGCAGCTTCAAAATGTTACTTCCCTCATCATACCTGGTGGAGAAAGCACCACCATGGCCAAGCTTGCTGAGTACCATAACCTG TTTCCTTCACTTCGAGAGTTTGTGAAAATGGGAAGGCCTGTTTGGGGAACCTGTGCAGGGCTCATATTCTTGGCTGATAAAGCTACAG GACAAAAGACTGGTGGACAACAACTGGTTGGTGGACTTGATTGTACTGTCCATAGAAATTTCTTTGGCAGCCAG ATTCAAAGCTTTGAAGCCGAGGTTTTAGCACCAGAGGTTGCATCAAAAGAAGGCGGTCCTGAAACTTTTCGTGGAGTTTTCATTCGTGCTCCAGCAATCCTTGAAGCTGGGCCAGAAGTTCAAGTTCTGGCTGATTATCCTGTCCCTTCTAACATATCAACAAGTCCCTATTCCTCTGGTGAAGAGCAAAAG GAGAATGTTGAACAAAGTAAAGTTATAGTTGCTGTCAGACAAGGGAACATACTAGCCACTGCTTTCCATCCTGAATTGACAGCAGATACTCGCTG GCATAGTTATTTCTTAAAGATGGCAAATGAGATTGCAGAGACTTCAAATAGCCAACTCCAACTCCAAGTTAATATAAATTATAGCCAAAAGCAGCTGAATGAACTTCCAATCTTCCAATAG